The proteins below are encoded in one region of bacterium:
- a CDS encoding corrinoid protein produces MDATSDLKRIAELLQEGSVTPVKQLTQELLDGGASPQSILNEGLIAGMAVVGEKMRSGEMYLPEVLQSASVMKAAMEILQPHLLSSGVAPIGRVVLGTVKGDMHDIGKNLVGIMLRGAGFEVIDLGLNTPAEKFVEAIQTHSPAVVGMSAMLTTTMLQMKKTIEAIAAAQLREKVKIMVGGASVSQRFADEIGADAYAKDAVTAVERVQAMLA; encoded by the coding sequence ATGGACGCAACCAGTGATCTCAAGCGAATTGCCGAGCTGCTGCAAGAAGGCAGCGTCACGCCGGTGAAGCAACTGACCCAGGAGCTGCTGGACGGTGGCGCCTCGCCGCAAAGCATACTCAACGAAGGCCTGATCGCCGGCATGGCGGTGGTCGGTGAGAAAATGCGCAGCGGCGAGATGTATTTGCCCGAAGTGCTGCAATCCGCCAGTGTGATGAAAGCCGCAATGGAAATCCTGCAGCCGCATCTGCTCAGCAGCGGCGTGGCACCGATCGGCCGGGTCGTGCTCGGCACGGTGAAGGGTGACATGCACGACATCGGCAAGAATCTGGTCGGCATCATGCTGCGCGGCGCGGGCTTCGAAGTCATCGACCTGGGTTTGAACACGCCGGCGGAGAAGTTCGTGGAGGCGATTCAAACCCATTCGCCCGCCGTGGTCGGCATGTCCGCCATGCTCACCACCACCATGCTGCAGATGAAGAAGACCATCGAGGCGATCGCCGCGGCGCAATTGCGCGAGAAGGTCAAGATCATGGTCGGCGGCGCCTCGGTGTCGCAGCGCTTCGCGGACGAGATTGGCGCCGACGCCTACGCCAAAGACGCGGTCACGGCGGTCGAACGCGTGCAAGCAATGCTCGCTTGA
- a CDS encoding alpha,alpha-trehalase, with product MTSMDFVARWRALDGQIKNWWQADLRQAREPELRDPALNQIWYADEEHRQREQQEGEAEIPTLLYLPFPFVAPGGSDSAFPEMYAWDAYFINLGLAAHGRWDLIRNHIRNQLFVIERYGFLLTGNRVYYLSRSQTPLHPESVRLCHAHAPDRDLLARAYPVFKREYFDYWCAGHHQTPTGLATNRDLSDPALGMRDFAKFSLSATRLRPELAAEAETLDFTPIYAGDARACVPLQTNCALVRYAKTLAWMAAEIGWPEEAATWQAEAERRAALIQKYCWNETEGFFFEYQFQRQRQLPFWSLCAYWAMWAGVATAAQAERLVPHLARFEQEHGLTQTDQPYPSPHPEFQALQFNYPNGWPPFQLMVIDALTAYGYHAAARRLAGKFLRLQLELYQTTGKLWEKYNVVAGNLDCPRERYPVVPLHGWSAATVAHFGRMLFETR from the coding sequence ATGACTTCAATGGACTTCGTTGCCCGCTGGCGCGCGCTTGACGGGCAGATCAAAAACTGGTGGCAGGCTGATTTGCGGCAGGCGCGCGAGCCGGAGCTGCGCGATCCTGCTCTGAATCAAATCTGGTATGCGGATGAAGAACACCGCCAGCGCGAGCAGCAGGAGGGCGAGGCAGAAATCCCGACGCTGCTCTACCTGCCCTTTCCCTTTGTTGCGCCCGGCGGCAGTGATTCCGCCTTTCCGGAGATGTATGCTTGGGATGCCTACTTCATCAACTTGGGACTCGCGGCGCACGGCCGCTGGGATCTCATCCGCAATCACATTCGCAACCAGCTTTTTGTGATTGAGCGCTACGGTTTCTTGCTGACCGGCAACCGGGTTTACTATCTCAGCCGCTCGCAGACGCCGTTGCATCCGGAGAGTGTCAGGCTGTGCCACGCGCATGCGCCTGATCGCGACTTGCTGGCGCGCGCTTATCCGGTGTTCAAGCGCGAGTACTTTGACTATTGGTGCGCCGGCCATCATCAGACACCCACCGGCCTGGCGACCAATCGCGATCTTTCTGATCCGGCACTGGGCATGCGTGATTTCGCCAAATTCAGCTTGAGTGCGACGCGGCTGCGGCCGGAGCTGGCAGCCGAAGCAGAAACGCTGGATTTCACGCCGATCTACGCCGGCGACGCGCGCGCCTGCGTGCCGCTGCAAACGAATTGCGCGCTGGTGCGTTATGCCAAAACCCTGGCCTGGATGGCGGCCGAAATCGGCTGGCCCGAGGAGGCCGCAACCTGGCAGGCGGAAGCCGAGCGGCGCGCCGCCTTGATTCAGAAATACTGTTGGAATGAAACGGAGGGATTCTTCTTCGAATATCAGTTTCAACGACAGCGGCAATTGCCCTTCTGGTCGTTGTGTGCCTACTGGGCCATGTGGGCGGGCGTGGCCACTGCGGCGCAAGCCGAACGTCTGGTGCCTCATCTCGCGCGCTTCGAGCAGGAGCACGGCTTGACGCAGACCGACCAGCCCTATCCCAGTCCCCATCCCGAGTTTCAGGCGCTGCAGTTCAACTATCCCAATGGCTGGCCGCCGTTTCAGCTCATGGTCATTGACGCGTTGACGGCTTACGGTTATCATGCAGCGGCGCGCCGGCTGGCGGGGAAGTTTTTGCGCTTGCAGCTCGAATTGTATCAAACCACGGGCAAGCTTTGGGAGAAATACAACGTCGTGGCCGGCAATCTCGATTGCCCGCGCGAACGCTACCCGGTGGTGCCGCTGCACGGCTGGTCAGCGGCGACAGTGGCGCATTTTGGAAGAATGCTGTTCGAAACGAGGTGA
- the dinD gene encoding DNA damage-inducible protein D, whose protein sequence is MKTEIQTTSSSHVSPFEKIRRTNDAGVEYWSSRDFAQVLQYNDYRNFEQVIQKARAACFNSGQRLEDHFVDVTEMVELGRGAQREVKTVYLSRYACYLVIQNADPEKDIVALGQTYFAVQTRRQELSERAIEDERRLLLRDEISQHNLKLADAAKRAGVVQPIDYAIFQNHGYMGLYGGLTARDIHQRKGLKKSQHILDHMGSTELAANLFRATQTEEKLRRENIQGKDKANLTHRQVGAKVRQTIKELGGTMPEDLPSAVSIKKLKAKKPRELK, encoded by the coding sequence ATGAAAACTGAAATTCAAACAACTTCTTCCAGCCATGTATCTCCATTCGAAAAAATCCGGCGAACGAACGATGCTGGAGTCGAGTATTGGTCCAGCCGTGATTTCGCTCAAGTCTTGCAATACAATGATTACCGGAATTTCGAGCAAGTGATTCAAAAAGCGCGTGCCGCGTGTTTCAATAGCGGTCAGCGTCTTGAAGACCATTTCGTTGATGTTACCGAAATGGTCGAACTGGGCAGAGGCGCGCAGCGAGAGGTAAAAACGGTTTACCTCTCGCGCTATGCCTGCTATCTGGTGATTCAAAACGCGGATCCGGAAAAGGACATTGTGGCGCTGGGGCAAACTTACTTTGCCGTGCAAACGCGGCGGCAGGAGCTTTCCGAGCGGGCTATCGAGGACGAACGCCGTTTGTTGCTGCGCGATGAAATTTCGCAACACAACCTCAAGCTCGCCGATGCCGCCAAACGCGCCGGTGTGGTGCAGCCGATTGACTATGCCATTTTCCAAAACCACGGTTACATGGGACTATACGGCGGTTTGACGGCCAGGGACATTCATCAACGCAAAGGCCTGAAGAAGAGCCAGCACATCCTCGATCACATGGGCAGCACCGAGTTGGCCGCCAATTTATTTCGCGCCACACAAACGGAGGAGAAGCTGCGCCGTGAAAATATTCAGGGAAAGGACAAAGCCAACTTGACGCATCGCCAGGTCGGCGCCAAGGTGCGCCAAACCATCAAAGAGCTTGGCGGCACCATGCCGGAAGATTTGCCCTCGGCGGTTAGCATCAAAAAGTTGAAAGCAAAGAAGCCAAGAGAACTGAAATGA
- a CDS encoding type II toxin-antitoxin system PemK/MazF family toxin, whose protein sequence is MITEWSDKKGQIITNVVIEPDSTNGLSKKSGVDCLQTRPVDHRHRLVKIRGKLDDAALRRIDQALKMIFDLG, encoded by the coding sequence ATGATCACGGAATGGAGCGACAAGAAAGGCCAAATCATCACCAATGTCGTGATCGAACCAGACTCAACCAACGGGCTTTCGAAAAAGTCTGGAGTCGATTGCCTGCAAACCCGCCCGGTCGACCATCGCCACCGGCTGGTCAAGATTCGCGGCAAGCTGGATGATGCCGCGCTGCGAAGAATTGATCAAGCGCTGAAGATGATTTTTGATTTGGGGTGA
- a CDS encoding type II toxin-antitoxin system PemK/MazF family toxin, which yields MKPLQRGLVIDVNLDPTLGSETGKTRPCVIVTNDVYNQRVPVIQVVPITEWSDKKGQIITNVVIEPNSTNGLSKKSVADCLQTRPVDHRHRLVKIRGKLDDAALRRIDQALKMIFDLG from the coding sequence ATGAAGCCTTTGCAGCGCGGCCTTGTCATTGACGTTAATCTCGATCCGACATTGGGTTCTGAAACGGGCAAAACACGTCCCTGCGTGATTGTAACGAATGACGTTTACAATCAGCGCGTGCCGGTCATTCAAGTTGTGCCGATCACGGAATGGAGCGACAAGAAAGGCCAAATCATAACCAATGTCGTGATCGAGCCGAATTCAACCAACGGGCTTTCGAAAAAGTCCGTGGCCGATTGCCTGCAAACCCGCCCGGTCGACCATCGTCACCGGCTGGTCAAGATTCGCGGCAAGCTGGATGATGCCGCGCTGCGAAGAATTGATCAAGCGCTGAAGATGATTTTTGATTTGGGGTGA
- a CDS encoding carbon-nitrogen hydrolase family protein encodes MSRIVRVSTVQMATNIAGRSFAEKQARNRRHIQGQLRIAGERASDLVLFGEYANLHHRTWSNNKREYVADDIPGPCTRMIARAARQYKMNVAFPMLGNHQGVVASFVVLFDRAGKIAGCYQKAHTTEPEQRLGMQTGNELPVFKLDFGTVGIMTCMDIEYPEVAQIFMLKGAEILLFPHVQAGWGEVDWEIRYRARAVDTGLYLVSACYGYPEGEWKPGMMIGRSGIVGPDGLILADMGRSIGVLTHEIDLAQKRVTQFFFEKMLDRTSAVIASRRPEIYGELVERAFKEKALRKLENQKKKRSLKQE; translated from the coding sequence ATGAGTCGAATCGTTCGGGTCAGCACCGTGCAAATGGCAACCAACATTGCCGGCCGCTCGTTTGCCGAAAAGCAGGCGCGCAATCGCCGCCACATTCAAGGCCAGCTGCGGATCGCCGGCGAGCGCGCCTCTGATCTCGTGCTGTTCGGCGAATATGCCAATTTGCATCACCGCACCTGGTCGAATAACAAGCGCGAGTATGTAGCGGATGACATTCCCGGCCCCTGCACCCGCATGATTGCGCGGGCGGCGCGGCAGTACAAGATGAACGTCGCCTTTCCGATGTTGGGAAATCATCAGGGCGTGGTGGCCAGCTTTGTGGTACTCTTTGATCGTGCGGGAAAAATCGCGGGCTGCTATCAAAAGGCGCACACCACCGAACCCGAGCAACGTCTCGGCATGCAAACCGGTAATGAGTTGCCGGTCTTCAAACTCGATTTCGGCACGGTGGGCATCATGACTTGTATGGACATCGAGTATCCTGAAGTCGCGCAGATCTTCATGCTGAAAGGAGCAGAGATTCTACTGTTTCCCCATGTGCAGGCAGGTTGGGGCGAGGTGGACTGGGAGATTCGCTATCGCGCGCGCGCGGTTGACACGGGTTTGTATCTGGTTTCGGCGTGCTACGGATATCCCGAGGGCGAATGGAAACCCGGGATGATGATCGGCCGCAGCGGCATCGTCGGGCCGGATGGTTTGATTCTCGCGGATATGGGACGCAGCATTGGCGTTTTGACGCATGAGATCGATTTAGCCCAAAAGCGTGTGACGCAATTCTTTTTCGAGAAAATGCTGGATCGCACCTCCGCCGTCATTGCCTCGCGCCGGCCGGAGATTTATGGGGAGTTGGTTGAACGCGCTTTTAAAGAGAAGGCTTTGCGGAAACTGGAGAATCAAAAGAAAAAACGCAGCCTGAAGCAAGAATAA